A genomic segment from Lates calcarifer isolate ASB-BC8 linkage group LG13, TLL_Latcal_v3, whole genome shotgun sequence encodes:
- the LOC108878533 gene encoding nuclear factor 7, brain-like isoform X2, which yields MAEKVALVEDFLSCHICSETFRDPVSLSCSHSFCSSCLQQFWKQAKNKNCPICKRKSSKDHPDVNFALKELADSFAGRQKAGSSGTEKTEQKMEVVCSKHQEEPKLFCKDEDRAVCPVCEFSLHESHKVVPVEQAVSDLKEQLKSDLKSLQDKRNKYKQVEETYNDVIQHSKKQLLSTEKQIRAEFNKLHQFLKEEEESRLAALREEEEQKGKTMSREMKMIQEQISSLSDSICAVEEELQKHKVAFLSSYKATQTRARAQSSLSDPQLVSGALIDVAKHLGNLSFRVWEKMRDKVHFSPVILDPNTTYRWLHLSDDLTSVRRGDTKQQLPDNPERHTNYAIVLGSEGFSSGKHSWEVEVGDHPVWNVGLAKESVDRKGELLATPKYGIWCLSHRRGKYTDVVGKTVRVKKSLQRIRVQLDYDRGEVSFYNPEDKTHIYTHRDTFTEKLFPYFCVGKAGDAKTTDIKISQTEISL from the exons atggctGAGAAAGTTGCTCTTGTTGAGGATTTCTTGAGTTGCCACATTTGTTCAGAGACTTTCAGAGATCCTgtgtctctgagctgcagccacagcttctgttcAAGCTGCCTGCAACAATTCTGGAAacaagctaaaaacaaaaactgtcccatttgtaaaagaaaatcttcAAAAGATCATCCAGATGTGAACTTTGCACTGAAGGAACTGGCTGATTCCTTTGCTGGGAGACAGAAAGCTGGATCATCTgggacagaaaagacagaacagaAGATGGAGGTGGTGTGTAGTAAACATCAAGAAGAGCCTAAATTGTTCTGTAAGGATGAAGATAGAGCTGTGTGTCCTGTCTGTGAGTTTTCTCTTCACGAGAGTCACAAGGTGGTTCCTGTAGAACAAGCAGTCAGTGACCTGAAGGAGCAGCTGAAATCTGACTTAAAGTCTCTACAGGACAAGAggaacaaatacaaacaagtGGAGGAAACATACAATGATGTGATTCAACACTCCAAGAAGCAGCTGTTGTCCACAGAGAAGCAGATCAGAGCAGAGTTCAACAAGCTCCACCAGTTCctgaaagaagaagaggagtcCAGACTGGCAgctctgagggaggaagaggagcagaagggGAAGACTAtgagcagagagatgaagatgatTCAGGAGCAgatctcctctctgtcagacaGTATCTGTGCTGttgaagaagagctgcagaaacacaaggtGGCGTTCCTCAGCAGTTATAAAGCCACTCAGACCAGAGCCAGAGCCCAGAGCTCACTGTCAGATCCACAGCTggtctcaggagctctgatagatgtggccaaacacctgggcaacctgtCCTTCAGAGTCTGGGAGAAGATGAGGGACAAG GTCCACTTCAGTCCTGTCATTCTGGACCCAAACACTACATACCGATGGCTTCATCTGTCTGATGATCTGACCAGTGTGAGACGTggagacacaaaacagcagctccctgacaatccagagagacACACTAATTATGCCATTGTTCTGGGCTCTGAGGGCTTCAGCTCAGGGAAACACAGctgggag gtggaggtgggagacCATCCTGTCTGGAATGTGGGTTTGGCTAAAGAGTCAGTCGACAGGAAGGGAGAGCTACTTGCTACGCCAAAATATGGAATCTGGTGTTTATCACATCGCAGAGGAAAATACACTGATGTTGTTGGTAAGACTGTCAGAGTGAAGAAGAGtctccagaggatcagagtCCAGCTGGACTATGACAGGGGGGAGGTGTCCTTCTACAACCCTGAAGACAAGACTCACATCTACACTCACAGagacactttcactgagaaactctTCCCATATTTTTGTGTTGGAAAGGCTGGTGATGCTAAAACCACTGATATCAAAATCAGTCAAACTGAGatttctctgtga
- the LOC108878533 gene encoding nuclear factor 7, brain-like isoform X1, whose protein sequence is MAEKVALFESFLTCHICSETFRDPVTLSCSHSFCSSCLQQFWKQAKNKNCPICKRKSSKDHPVINTSLKELADSFAGRQKAGSSERDRGEMKLMVVCSKHQEEPKLFCKDEDRAVCPVCEFSLHHGHKVVPVEQAVSDLKEQLKSDLKSLQDKRNKYEEVEETYNEMIEHSKKQLLSTEKQIRAEFNKLHQFLKEEEESRLAALREEEEQKGKTMSREMKMIQEQISSLSDSICAVEEELQKHKAAFLSSYKATQTRARAQSSLSDPQLVSGALIDVAKHLGNLSFRVWEKMRDKVHFSPVILDPNTTYRWLHLSDDLTSVRRGDTKQQLPDNPERHTNYAIVLGSEGFSSGKHSWEVVVGDHPQWNVGLAEESVDRKGEIFASPEYGFWCITHRNGKYTTGVGEAVRVKKSLQRIRVQLDYDRGEVSFYNPEDMTHICTYRDTFTEKLFPYLSVREAGDAKTTDIKISQAEISL, encoded by the coding sequence ATGGCTGAGAAAGTTGCTCTTTTTGAAAGTTTCCTGACTTGCCACATTTGTTCAGAGACTTTCAGAGATCCTgtgactctgagctgcagccacagcttctgttcAAGCTGCCTGCAACAATTCTGGAAacaagctaaaaacaaaaactgtcccatttgtaaaagaaaatcttcAAAGGATCATCCAGTCATAAATACTTCTCTGAAGGAACTGGCTGATTCCTTTGCTGGGAGACAGAAAGCTGGATcatctgagagagacagaggagagatgaaatTAATGGTGGTGTGTAGTAAACATCAAGAAGAGCCTAAATTGTTCTGTAAAGATGAAGATAGAGCTGTGTGTCCTGTCTGTGAGTTTTCTCTTCACCATGGTCACAAGGTGGTTCCTGTAGAACAAGCAGTCAGTGACCTGAAGGAGCAGCTGAAATCTGACTTAAAGTCTCTACAGGATAAGAGGAACAAATATGAAGAAGTGGAGGAAACATACAATGAAATGATCGAACACTCCAAGAAGCAGCTGTTGTCCACAGAGAAGCAGATCAGAGCAGAGTTCAACAAGCTCCACCAGTTcctgaaagaggaagaggagtccAGACTGGCAgctctgagggaggaagaggagcagaagggGAAGACTAtgagcagagagatgaagatgatTCAGGAGCAgatctcctctctgtcagacaGTATCTGTGCTGttgaagaagagctgcagaaacacaaggcGGCGTTCCTCAGCAGTTATAAAGCCACTCAGACCAGAGCCAGAGCCCAGAGCTCACTGTCAGATCCACAGCTggtctcaggagctctgatagatgtggccaaacacctgggcaacctgtCCTTCAGAGTCTGGGAGAAGATGAGGGACAAGGTCCACTTCAGTCCTGTCATTCTGGACCCAAACACTACATACCGATGGCTTCATCTGTCTGATGATCTGACCAGTGTGAGACGTggagacacaaaacagcagctccctgacaatccagagagacACACTAATTATGCCATTGTTCTGGGCTCTGAGGGCTTCAGCTCAGGGAAACACAGctgggaggtggtggtgggagaCCATCCTCAATGGAATGTGGGTTTGGCCGAAGAGTCAGTCGATAGGAAGGGGGAGATATTTGCTTCACCAGAATATGGCTTCTGGTGTATAACACATCGTAATGGGAAATACACTACTGGTGTTGGTGAGGCTGTCAGAGTGAAGAAGAGtctccagaggatcagagtCCAGCTGGACTATGACAGGGGGGAGGTGTCCTTCTACAACCCTGAAGACATGACTCACATCTGCACTTACAGagacactttcactgagaaactctTCCCATATTTGAGTGTTAGAGAGGCTGGTGATGCTAAAACCACTGATATCAAAATCAGTCAAGCTGAGatttctctgtga